A single Prevotella sp. E15-22 DNA region contains:
- a CDS encoding pseudouridine synthase, which produces MNNPLDYEPHPLCLLAADEVRAYLNTRQDWTDEVASGKMFGVLVCEDASEQLGFLAAYSGQIGGREDWPWFVPAVFDYLQPDGYFKQEEARISALNQRVKQVETTPQRISIQQDVTRLRQQASMEVEAYRVMMQQAKERRDAQRKTAGEDEAMIRESQFQKAELRRLKTRWNEQVAQAEACLKPFDDELTQLKQERKQRSDALQRWLFDHFLMANAQGQYRSLTDIFVDTPQGVPPSGSGECCAPKLLQYAFLHHLRPLSMAEFWQGRSPRMEIRHHNQFYPACRGKCKPILGWMLPMTLEKPGKKILPTIIHKAATFLVVYKPAGLLSVPGLSDAPSVEGILKQQYPEVYMVHRLDMDTSGLLVVALTPDAYHHLQRQFLARTVQKRYVAVLEHDVEGSGTIDLPLRPDPLDRPRQVVDAEHGKSALTAYQSLVNRRVQLIPHTGRTHQLRVHCAHEQGLHNPIKGDPLYGREKADRLYLHAEQLSFDDPETGERLTFHYPSPF; this is translated from the coding sequence ATGAACAATCCGTTGGACTATGAGCCCCATCCCCTTTGTTTGTTGGCGGCCGATGAGGTGCGTGCCTACCTGAATACACGTCAGGATTGGACTGACGAGGTGGCTAGTGGCAAAATGTTTGGCGTGCTGGTCTGTGAGGACGCCTCAGAACAGCTGGGTTTCCTGGCAGCCTATAGCGGACAGATAGGTGGTCGTGAAGACTGGCCATGGTTCGTGCCTGCCGTTTTCGACTACCTGCAGCCTGATGGCTATTTCAAGCAAGAAGAAGCCCGTATCTCAGCCCTCAACCAGCGCGTGAAGCAGGTAGAGACGACCCCCCAGCGTATCAGTATTCAGCAGGATGTCACCCGTCTGCGCCAACAGGCCTCAATGGAGGTGGAAGCCTACAGAGTGATGATGCAGCAAGCTAAAGAACGTCGCGATGCACAGCGTAAGACAGCAGGCGAAGACGAGGCGATGATTCGCGAGAGTCAGTTTCAGAAAGCCGAGTTGCGTCGTCTCAAGACCCGTTGGAACGAACAGGTGGCTCAGGCCGAGGCATGCTTAAAACCCTTTGACGACGAGCTTACGCAACTGAAACAGGAGCGCAAACAGCGTTCAGATGCCCTGCAACGCTGGCTCTTCGACCATTTCCTAATGGCCAATGCTCAAGGGCAATACCGCTCGCTCACCGATATCTTTGTCGACACCCCACAAGGTGTGCCCCCATCAGGTTCTGGCGAGTGTTGCGCGCCTAAACTGTTGCAGTATGCCTTCCTTCATCATCTGCGACCACTCAGCATGGCCGAGTTCTGGCAGGGTCGTTCCCCTCGCATGGAAATCCGCCATCATAATCAGTTCTATCCTGCCTGCCGCGGCAAGTGCAAACCCATCCTTGGGTGGATGCTGCCGATGACCTTAGAAAAGCCAGGAAAAAAGATTCTTCCCACGATTATCCACAAGGCAGCGACCTTCCTCGTTGTCTATAAGCCAGCAGGACTGCTCTCTGTGCCTGGCCTCAGCGATGCCCCCTCTGTTGAAGGCATCCTTAAGCAGCAGTATCCAGAGGTCTATATGGTGCACCGACTGGATATGGACACCTCAGGCCTCCTGGTGGTGGCCTTGACGCCTGACGCCTATCATCACCTGCAGCGTCAGTTCCTGGCGCGCACGGTTCAGAAGCGCTATGTGGCTGTGTTAGAACACGATGTGGAAGGCAGCGGAACGATAGACCTGCCCCTACGCCCTGACCCTCTGGACCGTCCCCGTCAGGTGGTGGATGCAGAGCATGGCAAGTCGGCCCTGACAGCGTATCAGTCCTTGGTAAATCGCCGTGTCCAACTCATCCCCCATACCGGTCGCACCCATCAGTTGCGTGTGCATTGCGCCCACGAGCAAGGTCTTCATAACCCCATCAAGGGCGACCCCCTCTATGGCCGCGAAAAGGCCGACCGTCTG